The following coding sequences are from one Capsicum annuum cultivar UCD-10X-F1 chromosome 3, UCD10Xv1.1, whole genome shotgun sequence window:
- the LOC107861741 gene encoding mini-ribonuclease 3 isoform X3, whose product MAILLPLFSISLNVQASSIDTVQRLPYNPHRTTPKKPQKPDSLSPISTISLSPISVSDLLKREISKSSEVKSEGTYMGYDVWLPSAPKVEKPRSVFNAASLAYIGDCIFELYARRHFLFPPLSIEEYNDRVMAVVRCEAQDAMLQKLMNENILSEEERGVLRWGKNVGSGKTKTKKRAGVAVYNRASSLETLVGYLYLTNVQRLEEIMLKLGFHIGNSTLPIVERIDGTTR is encoded by the exons ATGGCGATTCTTCTTCCTTTGTTTTCCATATCCCTCAATGTACAAGCTTCTTCAATTGACACAGTTCAAAGACTTCCGTACAATCCTCACCGTACAACTCCCAAAAAACCACAAAAACCTGATTCGCTATCACCCATTTCAACTATCTCCTTGTCCCCTATTTCGGTTTCGGACCTGCTCAAAcgtgaaatttctaagtcttcgGAAG TGAAATCGGAAGGAACATATATGGGGTACGACGTATGGCTACCAAGTGCACCCAAAGTTGAGAAGCCTCGGTCTGTGTTTAATGCAGCCTCGCTGGCTTACATTGGAGACTGTATCTTTGAG CTATATgcgaggaggcattttttgttcCCACCATTGAGCATCGAAGAGTACAATGATCGAGTCATGGCAGTAGTGCGTTGCGAGGCACAG GATGCTATGTTGCAGAAACTTATGAACGAGAACATTTTGTCAGAAGAGGAAAG GGGTGTGCTTCGTTGGGGGAAAAATGTTGGTTCAGGCAAAACAAAGACGAAGAAGCGTGCTGGTGTGGCTGTTTACAACAGAGCGTCTTCACTTGAAACACTT GTTGGTTATCTCTACCTTACAAACGTGCAAAGGCTTGAAGAAATCATGCTGAAGTTGGGCTTCCACATAGGTAACTCCACACTGCCAATTGTGGAGAGAATAGATG GTACAACAAGGTGA
- the LOC107861741 gene encoding mini-ribonuclease 3 isoform X4, whose product MAILLPLFSISLNVQASSIDTVQRLPYNPHRTTPKKPQKPDSLSPISTISLSPISVSDLLKREISKSSEVKSEGTYMGYDVWLPSAPKVEKPRSVFNAASLAYIGDCIFELYARRHFLFPPLSIEEYNDRVMAVVRCEAQDAMLQKLMNENILSEEERGVLRWGKNVGSGKTKTKKRAGVAVYNRASSLETLVGYLYLTNVQRLEEIMLKLGFHIGTTR is encoded by the exons ATGGCGATTCTTCTTCCTTTGTTTTCCATATCCCTCAATGTACAAGCTTCTTCAATTGACACAGTTCAAAGACTTCCGTACAATCCTCACCGTACAACTCCCAAAAAACCACAAAAACCTGATTCGCTATCACCCATTTCAACTATCTCCTTGTCCCCTATTTCGGTTTCGGACCTGCTCAAAcgtgaaatttctaagtcttcgGAAG TGAAATCGGAAGGAACATATATGGGGTACGACGTATGGCTACCAAGTGCACCCAAAGTTGAGAAGCCTCGGTCTGTGTTTAATGCAGCCTCGCTGGCTTACATTGGAGACTGTATCTTTGAG CTATATgcgaggaggcattttttgttcCCACCATTGAGCATCGAAGAGTACAATGATCGAGTCATGGCAGTAGTGCGTTGCGAGGCACAG GATGCTATGTTGCAGAAACTTATGAACGAGAACATTTTGTCAGAAGAGGAAAG GGGTGTGCTTCGTTGGGGGAAAAATGTTGGTTCAGGCAAAACAAAGACGAAGAAGCGTGCTGGTGTGGCTGTTTACAACAGAGCGTCTTCACTTGAAACACTT GTTGGTTATCTCTACCTTACAAACGTGCAAAGGCTTGAAGAAATCATGCTGAAGTTGGGCTTCCACATAG GTACAACAAGGTGA
- the LOC107861741 gene encoding uncharacterized protein LOC107861741 isoform X1: MAILLPLFSISLNVQASSIDTVQRLPYNPHRTTPKKPQKPDSLSPISTISLSPISVSDLLKREISKSSEVKSEGTYMGYDVWLPSAPKVEKPRSVFNAASLAYIGDCIFELYARRHFLFPPLSIEEYNDRVMAVVRCEAQDAMLQKLMNENILSEEERGVLRWGKNVGSGKTKTKKRAGVAVYNRASSLETLVGYLYLTNVQRLEEIMLKLGFHIGNSTLPIVERIDGLEDANYGRRVGPDWVASVGNYLVQQGDAKGRDEVHEALCR; encoded by the exons ATGGCGATTCTTCTTCCTTTGTTTTCCATATCCCTCAATGTACAAGCTTCTTCAATTGACACAGTTCAAAGACTTCCGTACAATCCTCACCGTACAACTCCCAAAAAACCACAAAAACCTGATTCGCTATCACCCATTTCAACTATCTCCTTGTCCCCTATTTCGGTTTCGGACCTGCTCAAAcgtgaaatttctaagtcttcgGAAG TGAAATCGGAAGGAACATATATGGGGTACGACGTATGGCTACCAAGTGCACCCAAAGTTGAGAAGCCTCGGTCTGTGTTTAATGCAGCCTCGCTGGCTTACATTGGAGACTGTATCTTTGAG CTATATgcgaggaggcattttttgttcCCACCATTGAGCATCGAAGAGTACAATGATCGAGTCATGGCAGTAGTGCGTTGCGAGGCACAG GATGCTATGTTGCAGAAACTTATGAACGAGAACATTTTGTCAGAAGAGGAAAG GGGTGTGCTTCGTTGGGGGAAAAATGTTGGTTCAGGCAAAACAAAGACGAAGAAGCGTGCTGGTGTGGCTGTTTACAACAGAGCGTCTTCACTTGAAACACTT GTTGGTTATCTCTACCTTACAAACGTGCAAAGGCTTGAAGAAATCATGCTGAAGTTGGGCTTCCACATAGGTAACTCCACACTGCCAATTGTGGAGAGAATAGATG gtctggaagacgcgaattacggcagaagagtagggccagattgggtcgctagtgtagggaattacttg GTACAACAAGGTGATGCCAAAGGAAGAGATGAAGTTCATGAAGCGCTATGTAGATAA
- the LOC107861741 gene encoding uncharacterized protein LOC107861741 isoform X2, producing the protein MAILLPLFSISLNVQASSIDTVQRLPYNPHRTTPKKPQKPDSLSPISTISLSPISVSDLLKREISKSSEVKSEGTYMGYDVWLPSAPKVEKPRSVFNAASLAYIGDCIFELYARRHFLFPPLSIEEYNDRVMAVVRCEAQDAMLQKLMNENILSEEERGVLRWGKNVGSGKTKTKKRAGVAVYNRASSLETLVGYLYLTNVQRLEEIMLKLGFHIGLEDANYGRRVGPDWVASVGNYLVQQGDAKGRDEVHEALCR; encoded by the exons ATGGCGATTCTTCTTCCTTTGTTTTCCATATCCCTCAATGTACAAGCTTCTTCAATTGACACAGTTCAAAGACTTCCGTACAATCCTCACCGTACAACTCCCAAAAAACCACAAAAACCTGATTCGCTATCACCCATTTCAACTATCTCCTTGTCCCCTATTTCGGTTTCGGACCTGCTCAAAcgtgaaatttctaagtcttcgGAAG TGAAATCGGAAGGAACATATATGGGGTACGACGTATGGCTACCAAGTGCACCCAAAGTTGAGAAGCCTCGGTCTGTGTTTAATGCAGCCTCGCTGGCTTACATTGGAGACTGTATCTTTGAG CTATATgcgaggaggcattttttgttcCCACCATTGAGCATCGAAGAGTACAATGATCGAGTCATGGCAGTAGTGCGTTGCGAGGCACAG GATGCTATGTTGCAGAAACTTATGAACGAGAACATTTTGTCAGAAGAGGAAAG GGGTGTGCTTCGTTGGGGGAAAAATGTTGGTTCAGGCAAAACAAAGACGAAGAAGCGTGCTGGTGTGGCTGTTTACAACAGAGCGTCTTCACTTGAAACACTT GTTGGTTATCTCTACCTTACAAACGTGCAAAGGCTTGAAGAAATCATGCTGAAGTTGGGCTTCCACATAG gtctggaagacgcgaattacggcagaagagtagggccagattgggtcgctagtgtagggaattacttg GTACAACAAGGTGATGCCAAAGGAAGAGATGAAGTTCATGAAGCGCTATGTAGATAA